A single region of the bacterium genome encodes:
- the tuf gene encoding elongation factor Tu (EF-Tu; promotes GTP-dependent binding of aminoacyl-tRNA to the A-site of ribosomes during protein biosynthesis; when the tRNA anticodon matches the mRNA codon, GTP hydrolysis results; the inactive EF-Tu-GDP leaves the ribosome and release of GDP is promoted by elongation factor Ts; many prokaryotes have two copies of the gene encoding EF-Tu): EMVMPGENVKMTIELINPIALEDGVRFAIREGGRTVGAGVVTKVLK; encoded by the coding sequence GGAGATGGTGATGCCGGGCGAAAACGTGAAAATGACGATCGAGCTCATCAACCCGATCGCCCTGGAAGACGGCGTCCGCTTCGCCATCCGCGAGGGCGGACGAACCGTCGGCGCCGGCGTCGTCACCAAGGTTCTGAAGTAG
- the rpsJ gene encoding 30S ribosomal protein S10 translates to MAKQRIRIRLKAYDYKLLDKSSKEIAESAKRTGAHVSGPIPLPTKIEKFCVLRGPHVDKKSREQFEIRTHKRLIEIFDTTQETMEAMGKLELSPGVDVDIKLITSGAA, encoded by the coding sequence ATGGCCAAACAACGCATTCGGATTCGGCTTAAGGCTTACGACTACAAGCTTCTGGACAAGTCGTCCAAGGAGATCGCCGAGTCCGCCAAGCGGACGGGCGCGCACGTGTCCGGGCCGATTCCGCTGCCGACGAAGATCGAAAAGTTCTGCGTGCTGCGCGGGCCGCACGTCGACAAGAAGAGCCGCGAGCAGTTCGAGATTCGCACGCACAAGCGGCTCATCGAGATCTTCGACACGACGCAGGAGACGATGGAGGCGATGGGCAAGCTCGAACTGTCGCCGGGTGTCGATGTGGACATCAAACTGATCACGAGCGGAGCGGCTTGA
- the rplC gene encoding 50S ribosomal protein L3, producing MKGIFGTKLGMTQAFDGEGRRHALTVIEARPGTIIRVKSEEKDKYAAVQVGFFPVDARKVSRPVAGQVKKHLQLKTAFRLVREFRVTNPDDYKVGQEITVESFAAGDVVDVKGRSVGKGFQGAIRRHHHSRGPMTHGSKNRREAGSIGTSATPSRVLKGRPMAGHLGSKTTTVQRVKVFGIDADKNLLFIEGGVPGSSRAVVRVVETKKRRKSEQAEGQRG from the coding sequence ATGAAGGGAATCTTCGGAACGAAACTCGGCATGACGCAGGCCTTCGACGGCGAAGGTCGGCGGCACGCGCTCACCGTCATCGAGGCGCGGCCGGGCACGATCATTCGCGTCAAGAGCGAAGAGAAGGACAAGTACGCCGCGGTGCAGGTCGGATTTTTTCCGGTCGACGCGCGCAAGGTGTCGCGTCCGGTCGCGGGGCAAGTCAAGAAGCACCTGCAATTGAAGACGGCGTTTCGCCTCGTGCGCGAATTCCGCGTGACGAACCCGGACGACTACAAGGTCGGCCAGGAGATCACCGTCGAATCGTTTGCGGCGGGCGATGTCGTCGACGTGAAGGGCAGGTCGGTCGGCAAGGGCTTCCAGGGCGCGATCCGCCGGCATCACCATTCGCGTGGCCCGATGACGCACGGCTCGAAGAATCGCCGCGAGGCCGGCTCGATCGGAACGTCGGCGACGCCGTCCCGGGTTCTGAAAGGCCGGCCGATGGCCGGGCATCTCGGAAGCAAGACGACGACGGTGCAGCGCGTGAAGGTGTTCGGCATCGACGCGGACAAGAATCTGCTTTTCATCGAAGGCGGCGTGCCGGGATCGAGCCGCGCCGTCGTGCGCGTTGTCGAGACGAAAAAGCGGCGCAAGAGCGAACAGGCGGAAGGCCAGAGAGGATAA
- the rplD gene encoding 50S ribosomal protein L4: MPKVDMKSQQGQAAGSLELRDDLFGAPVREHLLWEVVRNQLANRRAGTKKTKGRTEVSYSGAKLYRQKGTGRARAGSARSGVRVGGGHIHAIEPKDWSFKTPKKVRRGALVSALSMKAGEDKLTVVDALALDAAKTKSFVRLMGDLGVTNALFVVAERDESLERASRNLGGAKVLPVAGLNVYDILRYDRLVVTKDAVAKIEERLGQ, translated from the coding sequence ATGCCGAAAGTGGATATGAAAAGCCAGCAGGGCCAGGCGGCGGGCAGTCTCGAACTGCGCGACGATCTTTTCGGCGCGCCGGTTCGCGAGCATCTCCTTTGGGAGGTCGTTCGCAATCAGCTCGCCAATCGCCGCGCCGGCACGAAAAAGACCAAGGGCCGCACGGAAGTGAGCTACAGCGGCGCCAAGCTCTATCGCCAGAAGGGCACGGGCCGGGCCCGCGCGGGCAGCGCGCGCTCCGGCGTGCGCGTCGGCGGCGGGCACATTCACGCGATCGAGCCCAAGGACTGGTCGTTCAAGACCCCCAAGAAGGTGCGGCGCGGCGCCCTGGTCTCGGCGCTTTCGATGAAGGCGGGCGAGGACAAACTCACCGTCGTCGACGCACTCGCGCTCGATGCCGCCAAGACCAAATCGTTCGTCAGGCTGATGGGCGATCTCGGGGTGACGAACGCGCTGTTCGTCGTCGCCGAGCGCGACGAGTCGCTCGAACGCGCCAGCCGCAATCTGGGGGGCGCGAAGGTGCTGCCGGTCGCGGGGCTGAACGTGTATGACATCCTGCGCTACGACCGCCTGGTCGTGACGAAGGACGCGGTCGCGAAGATCGAGGAAAGGCTCGGCCAATGA